From one Cottoperca gobio unplaced genomic scaffold, fCotGob3.1 fCotGob3_257arrow_ctg1, whole genome shotgun sequence genomic stretch:
- the LOC115005111 gene encoding solute carrier family 2, facilitated glucose transporter member 1-like isoform X1: MECGGQVTPRLLMAVGTAVIGSLQFGYNTGVINAPQNIIESFYNETWSSRFSEPISQTTLTALWSLSVAIFSVGGMFGSFSVGLFVNRFGRKNSMLMANVLAFVAAAFMGLSKLASSFEMLIIGRFIVGLYCGLCTGFVPLYVEEISPTSIRGALGTLHQLGVVIGILMAQIFGTESVMGNASLWPLLLAFTLLPAVLQCVLLPLCPESPRYLLINCNEESKARSILVKLRGTDEVSEDMQEMKEEGQQMMREKKVTIPELFRSPMYRQPIFVAIMLQLSQQLSGINAVFYYSTRIFERAGVSQPVYATIGAGVVNTAFTVVSLFVVERVGRRPLHLTGLMGMAVSAVFLTVAMALLDQLKWMSYVSIVAIFSFVAFFEIGPGPIPWFIVAELFSQGPRPAAIAVAGFSNWSANFLVGMCFPYVEQLCGPYVFIIFTVLLLGFFTFTYFKVPETKGRTFDEIAAGFRQSAGQGADKYSAPEEFNTLRGDDPDL; the protein is encoded by the exons ATGGAATGCGGCGGCCAG GTGACCCCCCGGCTGCTGATGGCTGTGGGCACAGCTGTGATTGGCTCCCTACAGTTTGGCTACAACACTGGTGTCATCAATGCTCCTCAGAAT ATCATTGAGAGCTTCTACAATGAGACGTGGAGCAGCAGGTTTTCAGAACCCATCTCTCAGACCACTCTCACAGCTCTGTGGTCGCTCTCTGTGGCCATCTTCTCTGTGGGAGGAATGTTCGGGTCCTTCTCCGTCGGCCTCTTTGTCAACCGCTTTGGCAG GAAGAACTCCATGCTCATGGCCAATGTGCTTGCCTTTGTTGCTGCTGCGTTTATGGGCTTATCCAAGCTGGCTTCTTCCTTTGAGATGCTCATCATTGGACGTTTCATAGTGGGTCTCTACTGTGGCCTCTGCACCGGCTTTGTGCCCTTGTATGTTGAGGAAATCTCCCCCACATCTATCCGTGGAGCATTAGGAACTCTGCATCAACTTGGTGTAGTGATCGGCATTCTAATGGCACAG ATCTTTGGGACTGAGTCCGTGATGGGGAACGCCTCCCTGTGGCCCCTCCTGTTGGCTTTCACTCTGCTGCCggctgtgctgcagtgtgtcctACTGCCCCTTTGCCCGGAGAGCCCCCGCTACCTCCTCATCAATTGCAACGAGGAGAGTAAAGCCCGCAGCA TCTTGGTAAAGCTGCGGGGGACTGATGAGGTGAGTGAGGACATGcaggagatgaaggaggagggTCAGCagatgatgagagagaagaaggtgACCATCCCAGAGCTGTTCCGCTCCCCCATGTACCGCCAGCCCATCTTTGTGGCTATCATGCTGCAGCTCTCACAGCAGCTGTCTGGAATCAACGCA GTGTTTTACTACTCCACTAGGATCTTTGAGCGAGCAGGCGTGTCCCAGCCTGTCTACGCCACCATTGGGGCAGGAGTGGTCAACACGGCCTTCACTGTGGTTTCT TTGTTTGTGGTGGAGCGTGTGGGCAGGAGACCGCTTCACCTCACTGGTTTGATGGGAATGGCAGTTTCAGCAGTTTTTCTAACGGTTGCCATGGCGTTGTTG GACCAGCTCAAATGGATGTCCTATGTCAGCATTGTGGCCATCTTCAGTTTTGTAGCCTTTTTTGAAATTGGCCCCGGCCCCATACCCTGGTTCATTGTGGCCGAGCTCTTCAGTCAGGGGCCCCGGCCTGCTGCCATTGCAGTTGCTGGTTTCTCAAATTGGTCTGCCAACTTCTTGGTGGGGATGTGCTTCCCGTATGTTGAG CAACTCTGTGGTCCATAcgtcttcatcatcttcaccgTCCTGCTGCTTGGCTTCTTCACCTTCACGTACTTCAAGGTTCCAGAGACGAAGGGCCGCACCTTTGACGAGATCGCAGCAGGCTTCCGGCAGTCCGCTGGTCAGGGTGCTGACAAGTACTCGGCCCCTGAAGAGTTCAACACCCTCAGGGGGGAC
- the LOC115005111 gene encoding solute carrier family 2, facilitated glucose transporter member 1-like isoform X2 codes for METKNRVTPRLLMAVGTAVIGSLQFGYNTGVINAPQNIIESFYNETWSSRFSEPISQTTLTALWSLSVAIFSVGGMFGSFSVGLFVNRFGRKNSMLMANVLAFVAAAFMGLSKLASSFEMLIIGRFIVGLYCGLCTGFVPLYVEEISPTSIRGALGTLHQLGVVIGILMAQIFGTESVMGNASLWPLLLAFTLLPAVLQCVLLPLCPESPRYLLINCNEESKARSILVKLRGTDEVSEDMQEMKEEGQQMMREKKVTIPELFRSPMYRQPIFVAIMLQLSQQLSGINAVFYYSTRIFERAGVSQPVYATIGAGVVNTAFTVVSLFVVERVGRRPLHLTGLMGMAVSAVFLTVAMALLDQLKWMSYVSIVAIFSFVAFFEIGPGPIPWFIVAELFSQGPRPAAIAVAGFSNWSANFLVGMCFPYVEQLCGPYVFIIFTVLLLGFFTFTYFKVPETKGRTFDEIAAGFRQSAGQGADKYSAPEEFNTLRGDDPDL; via the exons atggagaccaaaaacaga GTGACCCCCCGGCTGCTGATGGCTGTGGGCACAGCTGTGATTGGCTCCCTACAGTTTGGCTACAACACTGGTGTCATCAATGCTCCTCAGAAT ATCATTGAGAGCTTCTACAATGAGACGTGGAGCAGCAGGTTTTCAGAACCCATCTCTCAGACCACTCTCACAGCTCTGTGGTCGCTCTCTGTGGCCATCTTCTCTGTGGGAGGAATGTTCGGGTCCTTCTCCGTCGGCCTCTTTGTCAACCGCTTTGGCAG GAAGAACTCCATGCTCATGGCCAATGTGCTTGCCTTTGTTGCTGCTGCGTTTATGGGCTTATCCAAGCTGGCTTCTTCCTTTGAGATGCTCATCATTGGACGTTTCATAGTGGGTCTCTACTGTGGCCTCTGCACCGGCTTTGTGCCCTTGTATGTTGAGGAAATCTCCCCCACATCTATCCGTGGAGCATTAGGAACTCTGCATCAACTTGGTGTAGTGATCGGCATTCTAATGGCACAG ATCTTTGGGACTGAGTCCGTGATGGGGAACGCCTCCCTGTGGCCCCTCCTGTTGGCTTTCACTCTGCTGCCggctgtgctgcagtgtgtcctACTGCCCCTTTGCCCGGAGAGCCCCCGCTACCTCCTCATCAATTGCAACGAGGAGAGTAAAGCCCGCAGCA TCTTGGTAAAGCTGCGGGGGACTGATGAGGTGAGTGAGGACATGcaggagatgaaggaggagggTCAGCagatgatgagagagaagaaggtgACCATCCCAGAGCTGTTCCGCTCCCCCATGTACCGCCAGCCCATCTTTGTGGCTATCATGCTGCAGCTCTCACAGCAGCTGTCTGGAATCAACGCA GTGTTTTACTACTCCACTAGGATCTTTGAGCGAGCAGGCGTGTCCCAGCCTGTCTACGCCACCATTGGGGCAGGAGTGGTCAACACGGCCTTCACTGTGGTTTCT TTGTTTGTGGTGGAGCGTGTGGGCAGGAGACCGCTTCACCTCACTGGTTTGATGGGAATGGCAGTTTCAGCAGTTTTTCTAACGGTTGCCATGGCGTTGTTG GACCAGCTCAAATGGATGTCCTATGTCAGCATTGTGGCCATCTTCAGTTTTGTAGCCTTTTTTGAAATTGGCCCCGGCCCCATACCCTGGTTCATTGTGGCCGAGCTCTTCAGTCAGGGGCCCCGGCCTGCTGCCATTGCAGTTGCTGGTTTCTCAAATTGGTCTGCCAACTTCTTGGTGGGGATGTGCTTCCCGTATGTTGAG CAACTCTGTGGTCCATAcgtcttcatcatcttcaccgTCCTGCTGCTTGGCTTCTTCACCTTCACGTACTTCAAGGTTCCAGAGACGAAGGGCCGCACCTTTGACGAGATCGCAGCAGGCTTCCGGCAGTCCGCTGGTCAGGGTGCTGACAAGTACTCGGCCCCTGAAGAGTTCAACACCCTCAGGGGGGAC